In a single window of the Leptidea sinapis chromosome 47, ilLepSina1.1, whole genome shotgun sequence genome:
- the LOC126978179 gene encoding uncharacterized protein LOC126978179, giving the protein MSSPKTPPKRISQYNTKFISFKNNAHRKKTPNNAQGFITWYKNLFENEIQKTGLYLADDVRLEWFGRTVRTKKKVIGFLREHMQHSKHFLTSVKDVDRIHFRHITPKKVGTVNSESPEIKFSCLGKRRFLQSRCTSPEWAPGCKPDEEYNGSDKKKSKSSVVETISPQITPQGNLYKEVNGNGDSIVKRHNTIITPPNKECGQGDCLPSTSSSDSNRSHDALTAQLPKQAVECNGFVEFTRVRSGDKWSNVENVKWERKCKLQISYSEDPLNLGEFIIWGISYSGESKCRRNLLAAFEEVEKEKNS; this is encoded by the exons ATGTCTAGCCCAAAAACGCCTCCAAAACGTATTAGCcaatataatactaaatttaTATCCTTCAAAAACAATGCCCACCGAAAGAAAACACCAAACAATGCTCAAGGATTTATAACTTGGtacaaaaatttgtttgaaaatgaaatacaaaaaactgGACTATACTTAGCTGATGATGTAAGATTGGAATGGTTTGGACGCACTGTGAGGACCAAAAAGAAAGTAATTGGCTTCTTACGAGAACACATGCAACATTCAAAACACTTTCTAACATCTGTAAAGGATGTTGATAGGATACATTTTCGACACATTACACCAAA AAAAGTTGGAACAGTTAACTCTGAATCACCTgaaataaaattctcatgtcttGGAAAGAGGCGCTTTTTACAATCAAGATGTACCAGCCCTGAATGGGCACCTGGCTGTAAACCAGATGAAGAGTACAATGGATCTGATAAGAAAAAGTCCAAATCATCTGTTGTTGAGACAATCAGCCCACAAATCACACCACAGGGGAATCTCTACAAAGAAGTAAATGGTAATGGTGACAGCATTGTAAAAAGACATAACACAATTATTACACCACCAAATAAGGAATGTGGGCAGGGTGACTGTCTACCATCAACTAGTAGCAGTGATTCAAACCGATCTCATGATGCATTGACTGCACAGTTGCCCaaacaagctgtggaatgtaaTGGATTTGTGGAATTCACAAGAGTGAGAAGTGGTGACAAGTGGTCAAATGTCGAAAATGTAAAATGGGAGCGAAAATGTAAACTGCAAATTAGTTATTCCGAGGATCCATTGAATCTGGGTGAATTCATAATTTGGGGAATCAGTTATAGCGGTGAAAGTAAGTGCAGGCGTAATTTACTGGCTGCTTTTGAAGAAgtggaaaaagaaaaaaattcataa
- the LOC126978190 gene encoding uncharacterized protein LOC126978190 codes for MGLENMRRWPMYIVFAVCILLTLSLFNSWSMENELQNKITGISTQLQQCSKQQTLCMEESLRYIQQRDGFNSKINELENNKIRISNDLSDYKEKLSKSETKVNRTLVDVELCKTELQSLQNLQLSKSATLETLRLEKETLSSQLDERKLKIDELEKEVLRLKASMTTKSAPNPQVPSKVTPAAQPPKLSSSLNAPVHEPVLEDNAKEDIEDVNAFNDGNNFGQQK; via the coding sequence ATGGGATTGGAAAACATGCGTCGCTGGCCTATGTATATTGTGTTTGCGGTGTGTATATTGTTGACCCTTTCACTATTCAATAGTTGGAGTATGGAAAACGAATTACAAAATAAGATTACCGGAATTAGTACACAGTTACAACAATGCTCGAAACAGCAGACTTTGTGCATGGAAGAATCATTAAGATACATTCAACAGCGCGACGGTTTCAACTCTAAAATAAACGAACTCGaaaataataagattagaaTATCGAATGATTTATCTGATTATAAGGAAAAACTGTCGAAATCAGAAACTAAAGTTAATCGAACACTCGTAGACGTGGAACTATGCAAGACAGAATTACAGTCTTTACAAAACTTGCAGTTGAGTAAGTCAGCAACCTTAGAAACATTGAGATTAGAAAAAGAAACTTTATCTAGTCAATTAGACGAACGTAAATTAAAGATTGATGAGTTGGAAAAAGAAGTTTTAAGGCTGAAAGCATCAATGACCACCAAAAGTGCTCCAAATCCTCAAGTGCCTTCAAAAGTCACACCAGCTGCACAGCCACCAAAGCTGAGTTCATCTCTAAATGCTCCTGTTCATGAACCTGTCCTTGAAGATAATGCTAAAGAAGACATTGAGGATGTGAATGCATTTAATGATGGAAACAACTTTGGACAACAGAAATGA
- the LOC126978181 gene encoding nuclear transcription factor Y subunit alpha isoform X1, translating into MEHTQLQTDGSQMVTLNGQQLQVVQLNNGPHMAHGQQIVLHNVPSTAPTIQIGNQQIQVAAPNNQQIQGLQVLPLSSIQGGNLNLQTMQLVQTADGQTFLYQPNNNAQTHLEQQVIHQPTVINLNGNLVQVANAVTPQQIVNQPNIVMMVNGNNSNSSEGACPAGAAGAGADEEPLLYVNARQYKRILKRRAARAKLHEQGRIPKERPKYLHESRHRHAMNRIRGEGGRFNPGSKKNMETQSEHLISLEEKAVYEDVKPDTVSITIIQNEDVQDGSGGNQWRRLAPQPVHST; encoded by the exons ATGGAGCACACACAGCTTCAAACAGATGGTTCCCAGATGGTTACTTTGAATGGGCAACAACTACAAGTGGTACAACTTAATAACGGCCCTCATATGGCCCATGGTCAGCAAATTGTTTTACACAATGTACCCTCTACAGCTCCTACTATACAG ATTGGAAATCAACAAATCCAG GTGGCAGCTCCAAACAATCAACAGATACAAGGGTTACAAGTCTTGCCTCTTTCCAGCATTCAAG gtGGAAATCTAAATCTGCAAACAATGCAGTTAGTTCAAACTGCCGATGGCCAGACGTTCCTGTACCAGCCAAACAACAATGCACAAACACACCTAGAACAACAAGTCATACATCAACCAACTG ttataAATCTAAACGGAAACCTGGTCCAAGTAGCTAACGCAGTTACCCCACAGCAGATTGTCAACCAACCCAACATCGTTATG ATGGTGAACGGCAACAACAGTAACAGCAGCGAGGGGGCGTGTCCCGCGGGGGCGGCGGGGGCGGGGGCCGACGAGGAGCCGCTGCTGTACGTGAACGCGCGCCAGTACAAGCGGATACTGAAGAGGAGAGCGGCGCGGGCCAAGCTGCACGAGCAGGGCCGGATACCCAAGGAGCGACCC AAATACCTCCACGAATCAAGACACAGACATGCTATGAACAGGATACGAGGCGAGGGCGGTAGATTTAATCCCGGTAGTAAAAA GAATATGGAGACACAGTCCGAACACCTTATCAGTTTAGAAGAAAAAGCAGTGTACGAAGATGTGAAGCCAGATACTGTCTCTATCACTATCATACAG AATGAAGATGTCCAAGATGGTTCGGGTGGAAACCAGTGGAGACGGTTAGCTCCCCAGCCCGTACATTCTACGTAG
- the LOC126978181 gene encoding nuclear transcription factor Y subunit alpha isoform X2 — translation MEHTQLQTDGSQMVTLNGQQLQVVQLNNGPHMAHGQQIVLHNVPSTAPTIQVAAPNNQQIQGLQVLPLSSIQGGNLNLQTMQLVQTADGQTFLYQPNNNAQTHLEQQVIHQPTVINLNGNLVQVANAVTPQQIVNQPNIVMMVNGNNSNSSEGACPAGAAGAGADEEPLLYVNARQYKRILKRRAARAKLHEQGRIPKERPKYLHESRHRHAMNRIRGEGGRFNPGSKKNMETQSEHLISLEEKAVYEDVKPDTVSITIIQNEDVQDGSGGNQWRRLAPQPVHST, via the exons ATGGAGCACACACAGCTTCAAACAGATGGTTCCCAGATGGTTACTTTGAATGGGCAACAACTACAAGTGGTACAACTTAATAACGGCCCTCATATGGCCCATGGTCAGCAAATTGTTTTACACAATGTACCCTCTACAGCTCCTACTATACAG GTGGCAGCTCCAAACAATCAACAGATACAAGGGTTACAAGTCTTGCCTCTTTCCAGCATTCAAG gtGGAAATCTAAATCTGCAAACAATGCAGTTAGTTCAAACTGCCGATGGCCAGACGTTCCTGTACCAGCCAAACAACAATGCACAAACACACCTAGAACAACAAGTCATACATCAACCAACTG ttataAATCTAAACGGAAACCTGGTCCAAGTAGCTAACGCAGTTACCCCACAGCAGATTGTCAACCAACCCAACATCGTTATG ATGGTGAACGGCAACAACAGTAACAGCAGCGAGGGGGCGTGTCCCGCGGGGGCGGCGGGGGCGGGGGCCGACGAGGAGCCGCTGCTGTACGTGAACGCGCGCCAGTACAAGCGGATACTGAAGAGGAGAGCGGCGCGGGCCAAGCTGCACGAGCAGGGCCGGATACCCAAGGAGCGACCC AAATACCTCCACGAATCAAGACACAGACATGCTATGAACAGGATACGAGGCGAGGGCGGTAGATTTAATCCCGGTAGTAAAAA GAATATGGAGACACAGTCCGAACACCTTATCAGTTTAGAAGAAAAAGCAGTGTACGAAGATGTGAAGCCAGATACTGTCTCTATCACTATCATACAG AATGAAGATGTCCAAGATGGTTCGGGTGGAAACCAGTGGAGACGGTTAGCTCCCCAGCCCGTACATTCTACGTAG